The Lichenihabitans psoromatis genome contains a region encoding:
- a CDS encoding putative bifunctional diguanylate cyclase/phosphodiesterase, whose translation MKDALDRIGAFARDVFDVPLAVAGFLDYQRIWLSSRWGVDVDPSPPLSTFFDPAAATQQVQTIEDLRQSRFADHPLVTGGPRLRFYAGVPLELKPGFPMGNLSLAGPEPRGFGEREAVQLQRLAAMAVDALRSQRASARLEVEIRRRRLGRVDLWRQRRQLRRQHVMIDLTERMAHVGGWDLDLQTGSLFWSDEIYRISEVPIGRAITTDFALSFYPGEERGKIAAAIDRAVASLGSFDIQTPLVTANNTRRWVHIRGEAEVVGGVATRLIGVLQDITSHKASEAQLWHVANHDTLTNLPNRALFHDRLAKALQYAERHGCIVALFLVNLDRLKDINDSFGHDAGDAVLRAQALRLNEGLRASDTVARLGGDEFAVILTGFQQPHDVDQPLGRLLAALNAPVEVGGHLLICHASIGAAVFPDHERDAAALLKAADLALYRAKTGGRARAAMFSPAIRLERDHQMTILATVRSAVADGRVEPFYQPIISLKTGVIHGFEALLRWRDPTSGFQPPGSIMSVFDDPDLSLMLGDCMVERATADMGRWHAAGLPFGRVGLNVSEFEFRRTGLVTRLRQAVEAHGLKTSHLVIEVTETVLLSKDIAVAEAVLQGLRDAGITIALDDFGTGHASLSHLQQIPVDLLKVDHSFMRDIPARHDNVAIVSAVIGLAESLGLDVVAEGIETAEQLRFLRTLGCPRGQGFLFQPAMPASEVPAFLAAWPRRWEALMRIEAAA comes from the coding sequence TTGAAGGACGCTCTCGACCGGATCGGCGCGTTTGCGCGCGACGTCTTCGACGTGCCGCTCGCCGTCGCGGGCTTTCTCGATTACCAACGGATCTGGCTATCTTCCCGGTGGGGCGTGGACGTCGATCCGTCTCCCCCGCTCTCGACCTTCTTCGATCCGGCGGCCGCCACCCAACAGGTTCAAACCATCGAGGATCTGCGGCAAAGCCGGTTCGCCGATCATCCCCTGGTGACCGGCGGGCCGCGTCTTCGATTTTATGCCGGAGTTCCGCTCGAATTGAAGCCGGGGTTTCCGATGGGCAATCTAAGCCTTGCCGGACCAGAACCGCGCGGGTTTGGCGAGAGAGAGGCCGTGCAATTGCAACGGCTCGCCGCGATGGCGGTGGATGCTCTGCGATCGCAACGCGCGTCCGCGCGGCTCGAGGTGGAGATTCGGCGTAGACGTCTGGGGCGGGTGGATCTGTGGCGACAGCGGCGCCAGCTTCGGCGGCAGCACGTGATGATCGACCTGACCGAGCGTATGGCGCATGTGGGCGGGTGGGATCTCGACCTGCAGACCGGCAGCCTCTTCTGGTCGGATGAGATCTACCGCATCAGCGAGGTGCCGATCGGTCGGGCGATTACGACCGATTTCGCCTTGTCGTTCTATCCCGGCGAAGAGCGGGGCAAGATCGCGGCCGCGATCGATCGGGCTGTCGCGTCGCTTGGCTCTTTCGATATCCAGACGCCGCTCGTGACCGCCAACAATACCAGGCGCTGGGTTCACATCAGGGGGGAGGCGGAGGTCGTCGGCGGCGTCGCGACGCGACTGATCGGCGTGCTCCAGGACATCACGAGCCACAAGGCAAGCGAGGCCCAACTTTGGCATGTCGCCAATCATGACACGCTGACCAACCTGCCCAACCGTGCCTTATTTCACGATCGTCTCGCCAAAGCGCTTCAATATGCGGAACGCCATGGCTGTATCGTGGCGTTGTTTCTCGTCAATCTCGATCGGCTGAAGGACATCAACGACAGCTTTGGCCATGACGCCGGCGACGCGGTGCTGCGCGCTCAGGCGCTGCGGTTGAACGAGGGCTTGCGCGCGTCCGACACCGTCGCGCGGCTCGGCGGGGACGAGTTCGCGGTCATTTTGACGGGGTTCCAGCAGCCGCACGATGTCGATCAACCGCTCGGTCGGCTTCTCGCCGCCTTGAACGCGCCGGTCGAGGTCGGCGGCCACCTGCTGATTTGTCACGCCAGCATCGGGGCGGCCGTGTTCCCCGACCATGAGCGGGACGCCGCCGCCTTGCTGAAAGCGGCGGATCTGGCACTCTATCGAGCGAAGACCGGCGGCCGAGCGCGCGCCGCCATGTTTTCGCCCGCGATCCGGCTCGAGCGCGATCATCAAATGACGATCCTTGCGACCGTTCGATCTGCCGTCGCCGACGGGCGCGTCGAGCCCTTCTATCAACCGATCATCTCGCTCAAAACCGGGGTGATCCACGGTTTCGAGGCTCTGCTCCGCTGGCGAGACCCGACGTCGGGCTTTCAGCCGCCGGGCTCGATCATGTCGGTCTTCGACGATCCCGATCTCTCTCTCATGCTGGGTGACTGCATGGTGGAGCGTGCGACAGCCGACATGGGCCGGTGGCACGCGGCCGGATTGCCGTTTGGCCGCGTTGGATTGAACGTTTCCGAATTCGAGTTTCGCCGCACGGGCCTTGTGACGCGGCTGCGACAAGCCGTCGAGGCGCACGGCCTCAAGACGTCGCATCTCGTGATCGAGGTGACCGAGACGGTGCTGCTCAGCAAGGATATCGCGGTGGCCGAGGCCGTCCTGCAAGGCCTACGCGACGCCGGCATCACCATCGCGCTCGATGATTTTGGAACGGGTCACGCCTCTCTGAGCCATCTTCAGCAAATCCCGGTCGACCTGCTCAAGGTCGACCATTCCTTCATGCGCGATATCCCGGCACGGCACGATAACGTCGCGATCGTCTCGGCCGTCATCGGTCTTGCTGAAAGTCTCGGGCTCGACGTCGTGGCCGAAGGCATCGAGACCGCCGAGCAATTGCGCTTCCTTCGGACGCTCGGCTGCCCGCGCGGGCAGGGCTTCCTGTTCCAACCCGCGATGCCGGCCAGCGAGGTGCCGGCCTTTCTGGCCGCATGGCCTAGGCGCTGGGAGGCCCTGATGCGGATCGAGGCCGCGGCTTGA
- the pbpC gene encoding penicillin-binding protein 1C, which yields MSGADADLTGPKVWAGRLTIGALVVVACVSLGVLALDRLFPPDFTRLAETSTAVLDRSDVPLRVFTTKGGLWRLRPDPDMLSSTYRDLLVDIEDKRFWFHPGVDPLALVRASLQVLTNGRVVSGGSTLTMQVVRLLEPRPRTLRSKLIEIVRAIQLETRLSKRDILQIYLTLAPMGGNVEGVRAGSLAWFGKEPSALSDAEAALLVALPQNPTGLRPDRRVGAAEAARAKVLRRGAADGIVARGSLRTAMLTPVPTIRHAMPALAPHLAEQLAGTAPAGAAVRTTIDHDLQDGAERILAQALGSLPRPVNVAAIMADWQSGEVVARVGSGDYFDRRRSGAIDLTQAVRSPGSTLKPFIYGMAFDGLLAHPASLVRDAATRFDDYAPHNFDGGFNGDVTVRQALQMSLNLPAVVTLQRLGPLVFTERFKQAGLSLAFGDTDAAPGLPVALGGAGTTLQTLVTAYAALARGGEVNPLTTTPGAPRASSGILMGRAAADAVVDILSDMPPPGGFGARAGRIAFKTGTSYRFRDGWAIGFDQHHAIGVWMGRADGGTCAACVGVAAAQILFRLFDLLPPDPIARRRLEPVFAGPPPPALVRLDATSDPNGDRPRISFPIEGSRLLVDGDAGAAPQSPVKLSALGGQRPYRWLVDGQPIESRSFAREALWRPEGEGFTTVTVVDAAGHSDRATVRILARRADPVEEATGIGSLHQEP from the coding sequence GTGAGCGGCGCAGACGCGGATCTGACCGGCCCAAAAGTCTGGGCCGGTCGATTGACGATCGGCGCTCTGGTGGTCGTCGCTTGCGTGTCGCTCGGTGTCCTGGCGCTCGATCGTCTGTTTCCACCGGATTTCACGCGTCTCGCCGAGACCTCGACTGCGGTGCTCGATCGGTCCGACGTGCCCTTGCGGGTCTTCACAACCAAGGGCGGACTCTGGCGCTTGCGGCCCGACCCCGACATGCTCTCGTCGACCTATCGAGACCTTCTCGTCGATATCGAAGACAAGCGATTCTGGTTCCACCCGGGTGTCGATCCGCTGGCGCTCGTCCGCGCCAGTCTGCAAGTGCTGACCAATGGCCGGGTGGTGTCGGGCGGATCCACCCTGACGATGCAGGTCGTGCGCCTCCTCGAGCCGCGGCCGCGCACGCTCCGGTCCAAGCTGATCGAGATCGTCCGGGCGATACAGCTCGAGACGCGGCTATCCAAGCGCGACATTCTCCAGATTTATCTGACGCTCGCGCCGATGGGCGGCAATGTCGAAGGCGTCAGGGCCGGAAGCCTGGCCTGGTTCGGCAAGGAGCCCTCCGCGCTGTCGGATGCTGAAGCGGCTTTGCTGGTTGCGCTGCCGCAGAACCCGACCGGCTTGCGGCCCGACCGGCGCGTCGGGGCCGCTGAAGCCGCGCGCGCCAAGGTGTTGCGGCGGGGCGCTGCCGATGGAATCGTGGCGAGGGGCTCGCTTCGCACCGCGATGCTGACGCCGGTGCCGACAATACGTCACGCCATGCCGGCCTTGGCGCCGCATCTCGCCGAGCAACTCGCCGGCACAGCTCCGGCCGGCGCCGCGGTGCGAACCACGATCGATCATGACCTGCAGGATGGGGCCGAACGCATTCTGGCTCAGGCGCTCGGCTCGTTGCCGCGTCCCGTCAATGTCGCGGCCATCATGGCCGATTGGCAGAGCGGCGAGGTGGTGGCTCGCGTCGGGAGCGGCGATTATTTCGATCGACGTCGCAGTGGCGCGATCGACCTCACGCAGGCGGTGCGTTCGCCGGGGTCGACACTGAAACCCTTCATCTACGGCATGGCCTTTGATGGACTATTGGCGCATCCCGCCAGTCTGGTCCGCGATGCCGCCACCCGGTTCGACGACTATGCGCCGCATAATTTCGATGGCGGCTTCAACGGCGACGTCACGGTCCGGCAGGCCCTTCAGATGTCGCTCAACCTTCCGGCCGTGGTGACGTTGCAACGCCTCGGGCCGCTCGTCTTTACCGAGCGGTTCAAGCAGGCCGGTCTGTCGCTTGCCTTCGGCGACACGGATGCGGCGCCGGGCCTGCCGGTCGCTCTCGGCGGCGCGGGAACGACGCTTCAGACTCTCGTGACCGCCTACGCCGCACTGGCCCGTGGGGGAGAGGTCAATCCCCTCACGACAACCCCGGGCGCTCCCCGCGCGTCCAGTGGCATCCTCATGGGTCGGGCGGCTGCCGATGCGGTCGTCGATATTCTATCCGACATGCCGCCGCCCGGTGGCTTCGGCGCACGCGCCGGGCGCATCGCCTTCAAGACAGGCACCTCCTACCGCTTTCGCGATGGCTGGGCGATCGGGTTCGATCAACACCACGCGATCGGCGTCTGGATGGGGCGGGCGGATGGGGGCACCTGCGCGGCCTGCGTCGGGGTCGCGGCGGCACAAATTCTGTTCCGCCTGTTCGATCTGCTGCCGCCCGATCCGATCGCGCGCCGCAGGCTCGAGCCGGTCTTTGCCGGGCCGCCCCCGCCCGCGTTGGTGCGGCTTGACGCGACGAGCGATCCGAACGGCGATCGCCCACGCATCAGCTTCCCGATCGAGGGTTCCCGTCTGCTCGTCGATGGCGATGCGGGCGCGGCGCCACAAAGTCCGGTAAAACTCTCGGCGCTTGGTGGTCAGCGTCCGTATCGTTGGCTGGTGGACGGTCAGCCGATCGAGAGCCGCAGCTTCGCACGCGAGGCGCTTTGGCGGCCGGAGGGGGAAGGATTCACGACCGTGACGGTGGTGGATGCCGCCGGACATAGTGATCGTGCGACAGTTCGGATTCTCGCGCGTCGCGCCGATCCGGTGGAGGAGGCCACCGGAATTGGCTCGTTGCATCAAGAACCATGA
- a CDS encoding alpha-2-macroglobulin family protein: MSTLSRVLLGLFVPTSLLLGAIGGAHAADYLNVTVQPDRAVPAACFSFTSPLPRHEGSAFEPFLSLDPKTDHSLQPRGKDLCLTGLAHGGHYTVRLKAGLPAADGSTLPKDVTVAVDVPDREARVTFDTGKSLLPYTKGVGLPLKSVNVSKAHIVVYRFGERALADQVGNEWFGQVLSGYSLAQIADRSTKLFEGRLDIASKPNQQVATTIPIDQLIKTLTPGVYVVTAIRDGSTPEDDGERATQWFSISDIGLFTVKTDAGMLVSARSLQTAVPIKDVDVRLIARSNEVLASYKTDQDGRVMIPGGLLRGENGDSPRVLAASLARGDFTWLQIDAPALDLTDLDTKGRTPPGALDAFLWTDRGIYRPGETIHLGTLLRDAKAALVPTTPLLLHVVRPDGIEVETLKPDLATAGGGSIDIHVPDNAYSGEWTIWAGAGGKEHVGSVTVSVQDFVPPRLEAKLDAAAGPLDAAGPIQANVQADYFYGSPGAALTGQVEGTIQAASAPFKGFEDYRFGLVQEQFLAKSLTAQTFTTDDKGHATVTLQDDAAPDSTSPLEVAVLATVNDIDGRAVTAQATRPLHTANRFIGVRTTFGYGVAEGADADFDVALLDPVGTPIGSSSLKWDLIKEDYDYTYFYRDGRWQSEEIVNDARQNGGEVTLGADGRGHITAPVTSGRFRLEVYDADGKTATSVRFGAGWWGGAEADNRKPDVLPVTIDASAPAGTIRARVEPAFAGRVLVMLEGNGLHQVQELTMAKGGDTVSFDAADVPASGAYVLAVAISPAGGVVPRLPVRAVGIGWVPGAAASHRLDVSLGAPDKIQPKSKLVVDVSVKGAPRDQPVYVTLAAVDEAVLRMTSFETPDAADHFVGRREPGFELRDIYGVLIDPAGQAGRLVQGGDARAKLQMGGLDVKTFKTVALFQGPVRLDADGHGTVTLDIPDFSGRLRLMVVAWTADRFGRAERPVTVRPPLLAELTLPRFLSPGDKAQARVMLTDLEAPEQTYKVAFTTSGALALDRDDALFKDVKRDKRRFVDRTLTATGALGAGRIHMVVTGDDGTTTERDFEIGVRSPNPYVTQRQIRTLDPGQKLTAGDALGQDLLPGTATLDLTVSTVPAFDVPGLLAQLRRYPYGCAEQTVSRAFPELYVASLGGAVKAATGDNVTGQGAIARLFSLQAADGSFGYWSAFDSGNAWLTAYVVDFLQHAEKQGLNVPESMKTRALTWLAGRFATGSVDPIEVAGNSYASVVLSRAGKLDLSQLRYMASRTADHLPSDIARVQLAAAMAHAGERDLAAGLMKAAPITRDPHIYLNDYGSDLRDKAMALSLANEEKLLPQAALISQAADLARRTDGKGYSSTQEDAWMLRSAFDLKSKTPLNVDLDGKAISGRSSALLTIPLGQGRTVDVVNKASDIVYLSLATTGVPAGPQPAEANGFTIQRSYFHLDGKPADLADTHQNDELVIVVEGGMSEGLQRKVLIVDMLPAGLEPGNVGLSGDRDATQFAWLKDVTEPTFTAVRDDRYLAGLDLSEGSRGFKLAYVVRAVTPGHYARPGVQVEDMYAPSYHARSDAGVLDVQAPRKPQ; this comes from the coding sequence TTGAGCACACTATCACGGGTCTTGCTGGGGCTTTTCGTTCCGACCTCTTTGCTGCTCGGCGCCATCGGGGGCGCTCACGCCGCCGACTATCTCAATGTGACGGTCCAACCCGATCGTGCGGTGCCAGCCGCCTGTTTCAGCTTCACGTCGCCGCTGCCGCGTCACGAGGGCAGTGCATTCGAGCCGTTCCTCTCGCTCGATCCAAAGACCGACCACAGCCTTCAACCGCGTGGCAAGGATCTCTGCCTGACAGGCCTCGCGCATGGTGGCCATTACACGGTGCGGCTGAAGGCGGGTCTGCCCGCCGCCGACGGATCGACGTTGCCGAAGGACGTCACAGTCGCGGTCGATGTGCCCGACCGCGAAGCCCGCGTGACGTTCGACACCGGCAAGTCGCTGCTTCCCTATACGAAGGGCGTCGGTCTGCCGCTCAAGAGCGTCAACGTCAGCAAGGCCCATATCGTGGTTTATCGCTTCGGCGAACGGGCGCTGGCCGATCAGGTCGGCAACGAGTGGTTCGGCCAGGTGCTCAGCGGCTACAGTCTCGCGCAGATCGCCGATCGCAGCACCAAGCTGTTCGAAGGGCGGCTTGATATCGCCTCCAAACCCAACCAGCAGGTCGCGACCACGATCCCGATCGACCAGCTCATCAAGACCCTGACGCCCGGCGTCTATGTTGTGACCGCCATCCGCGACGGCTCGACGCCCGAGGACGATGGTGAGCGCGCCACGCAATGGTTCAGCATTTCGGATATCGGGCTGTTCACGGTCAAGACCGACGCTGGCATGCTGGTCAGTGCGCGCTCGTTGCAAACGGCCGTGCCGATCAAGGATGTCGACGTTCGCCTGATCGCCCGCAGCAACGAGGTGCTGGCCTCCTATAAGACCGACCAGGACGGCCGGGTCATGATTCCCGGCGGCCTGTTGCGGGGCGAGAATGGCGACAGCCCGCGCGTTCTGGCCGCATCGCTGGCCCGTGGTGATTTCACGTGGCTGCAGATCGATGCGCCGGCGCTCGACCTCACGGATCTCGATACGAAGGGGCGGACCCCGCCCGGCGCGCTCGATGCCTTCTTATGGACCGATCGGGGCATCTATCGTCCGGGTGAGACCATCCATCTCGGAACGCTGCTGCGTGACGCAAAGGCGGCCCTCGTGCCGACCACGCCGCTGCTGCTGCATGTCGTGCGGCCCGACGGGATCGAGGTTGAAACCCTGAAGCCGGACCTTGCCACAGCAGGTGGCGGCTCGATCGACATCCACGTGCCGGATAATGCCTATAGCGGCGAATGGACCATTTGGGCCGGTGCCGGCGGGAAAGAGCATGTCGGCAGCGTCACAGTCTCGGTCCAGGATTTCGTGCCGCCGCGTCTCGAGGCGAAACTGGATGCCGCCGCAGGTCCGCTCGATGCCGCAGGGCCGATCCAAGCGAATGTGCAGGCCGATTATTTTTATGGCAGCCCCGGTGCCGCGCTGACCGGACAGGTCGAAGGCACGATCCAGGCCGCCAGCGCCCCGTTCAAGGGGTTTGAGGATTATCGCTTCGGGTTGGTGCAGGAACAGTTCCTGGCCAAATCACTCACGGCCCAAACCTTTACGACGGACGACAAAGGCCATGCGACCGTCACGCTGCAGGACGATGCAGCGCCCGACTCGACCTCGCCACTCGAGGTCGCTGTTCTGGCGACCGTCAACGACATTGATGGACGCGCCGTGACGGCCCAGGCGACGAGGCCGCTCCACACCGCAAATCGGTTCATCGGGGTTCGGACCACCTTTGGCTATGGCGTGGCGGAGGGAGCCGACGCGGACTTCGACGTCGCGTTGCTTGATCCGGTCGGAACGCCGATCGGATCGAGCAGTCTCAAGTGGGACCTCATCAAGGAGGATTACGACTACACCTACTTCTATCGCGACGGCCGCTGGCAATCCGAGGAGATCGTCAACGACGCGCGGCAGAATGGTGGCGAAGTGACGCTCGGCGCCGATGGGCGTGGCCACATCACCGCCCCTGTCACGAGCGGTCGATTCCGGCTCGAAGTCTATGATGCCGACGGGAAAACCGCGACCAGCGTCCGCTTCGGCGCGGGCTGGTGGGGCGGTGCGGAGGCCGACAATCGCAAGCCGGATGTGCTGCCGGTGACGATCGATGCGTCTGCCCCCGCCGGGACCATACGGGCCAGGGTCGAGCCGGCCTTTGCGGGCCGCGTGCTCGTGATGCTGGAGGGCAATGGCCTGCATCAGGTGCAGGAACTGACGATGGCGAAGGGCGGCGATACGGTGTCGTTCGACGCGGCCGATGTTCCGGCCAGTGGCGCCTACGTGCTGGCCGTTGCGATCTCCCCAGCCGGCGGGGTGGTGCCGCGTCTACCGGTTCGCGCGGTCGGCATCGGCTGGGTGCCGGGGGCGGCCGCGTCGCATCGGCTCGACGTCAGTCTTGGCGCGCCGGACAAGATTCAGCCGAAGTCGAAACTGGTCGTCGACGTGTCGGTCAAGGGCGCTCCGCGTGATCAGCCCGTCTATGTGACACTCGCGGCGGTCGACGAGGCGGTGCTCCGCATGACGAGTTTCGAGACGCCTGATGCAGCCGACCATTTCGTCGGCCGTCGGGAGCCAGGGTTCGAGCTGCGCGACATCTACGGGGTGCTGATCGATCCAGCCGGGCAGGCGGGGCGACTGGTGCAGGGCGGCGATGCCCGCGCCAAACTGCAGATGGGCGGTCTCGATGTGAAGACCTTCAAGACGGTCGCGCTGTTCCAAGGGCCCGTTCGGCTGGACGCCGACGGGCACGGCACCGTCACGCTCGATATTCCGGACTTCAGCGGCAGACTGCGGCTGATGGTGGTGGCCTGGACGGCGGATCGCTTTGGGCGGGCCGAACGGCCCGTCACGGTGCGGCCTCCCCTTCTGGCAGAACTCACCTTACCGCGCTTCCTCAGCCCTGGCGACAAGGCGCAGGCCCGCGTCATGCTGACGGATCTCGAAGCGCCGGAGCAGACCTATAAGGTGGCGTTCACGACCTCGGGCGCGCTTGCGCTCGACCGTGACGATGCGCTTTTCAAGGATGTGAAGCGCGACAAGCGCCGCTTCGTCGACCGGACCTTGACGGCGACCGGTGCACTCGGTGCGGGCCGTATCCACATGGTCGTCACGGGTGATGATGGCACGACCACGGAACGCGATTTCGAAATCGGCGTCCGCTCGCCAAATCCTTATGTGACGCAGCGCCAGATCCGCACGCTCGATCCGGGTCAGAAGCTCACGGCCGGCGACGCGCTGGGACAGGATCTCCTCCCCGGCACGGCGACCCTCGATCTGACGGTCTCGACCGTCCCGGCCTTCGATGTCCCCGGCCTCCTGGCTCAATTGCGCCGCTACCCCTACGGCTGCGCCGAACAAACCGTCAGCCGCGCCTTTCCCGAACTTTATGTCGCGAGCCTCGGCGGCGCGGTGAAAGCCGCGACCGGCGACAACGTGACGGGGCAGGGCGCCATCGCCCGGCTATTCTCCCTGCAGGCGGCCGATGGCAGCTTCGGCTATTGGTCGGCTTTCGACAGCGGCAATGCCTGGCTTACCGCCTATGTGGTCGATTTCCTGCAACATGCTGAAAAGCAGGGCTTGAACGTCCCTGAGAGCATGAAGACACGGGCGTTGACATGGCTGGCGGGGCGCTTCGCGACCGGCAGTGTCGATCCGATCGAGGTTGCGGGTAACAGCTACGCATCCGTCGTGCTCAGCCGGGCCGGCAAGCTCGACCTCTCGCAATTGCGCTACATGGCGTCCCGCACCGCCGATCACCTGCCGAGCGACATCGCGCGTGTGCAACTCGCGGCCGCGATGGCTCATGCGGGGGAGCGCGACCTCGCCGCTGGTTTGATGAAGGCCGCGCCGATCACGCGCGACCCGCACATCTACCTGAACGACTATGGCAGCGACCTGCGCGACAAGGCGATGGCCCTGTCGTTGGCCAACGAGGAAAAACTGCTGCCGCAAGCCGCCCTGATCAGCCAAGCGGCGGACCTCGCGCGCCGGACGGATGGGAAAGGGTACAGCAGCACGCAGGAAGACGCTTGGATGCTGCGGAGCGCCTTTGACCTCAAAAGCAAGACGCCGCTGAACGTCGATCTCGACGGCAAGGCTATCAGCGGCCGATCGAGCGCTCTCCTGACGATCCCGCTCGGCCAAGGCCGCACCGTGGACGTGGTCAACAAAGCGTCAGACATCGTCTATCTGTCTCTCGCCACGACCGGGGTTCCGGCGGGCCCGCAGCCCGCCGAAGCCAATGGCTTCACGATCCAGAGAAGCTATTTCCACCTCGACGGGAAGCCGGCCGATCTTGCCGACACGCATCAGAACGACGAACTCGTGATCGTGGTCGAGGGGGGCATGAGCGAGGGGTTGCAACGCAAGGTGCTGATCGTCGACATGCTTCCGGCTGGGTTGGAGCCCGGTAACGTGGGCTTGTCCGGCGATCGCGACGCGACGCAATTCGCCTGGCTGAAGGATGTGACGGAGCCAACCTTCACGGCCGTGCGCGACGACCGCTATCTTGCCGGCCTGGATCTCAGCGAGGGTTCGCGCGGCTTCAAGCTCGCCTATGTGGTTCGCGCCGTGACGCCCGGCCATTACGCGCGTCCCGGCGTTCAGGTCGAGGATATGTACGCGCCCTCGTATCATGCGCGGAGCGATGCCGGGGTGCTCGACGTTCAGGCGCCGCGCAAGCCGCAGTGA
- a CDS encoding class II aldolase/adducin family protein — protein sequence MTTTDDLAMRRDMVATCRRMNASGINQGTAGNISIRNPAGFLITPTSLPYDQMEPEDLVQMAFDGTYEGRRRPSSEWRFHRDILQARHDIDVVLHCHSIYATTLAVHHKTIPSFHYMTGVAGGTTIRCAKYATFGTQALSDYALEALQDRLACLLGQHGQISLGKTLASALALGIEVETISRLYVQALTLGEPPILSDEEMHRVLTQMKQMSYGHAPDLEGVNDVARAKD from the coding sequence ATGACCACGACCGACGATCTCGCGATGCGCCGCGACATGGTGGCGACATGCCGCCGCATGAATGCCAGCGGCATCAATCAGGGGACGGCCGGCAATATCTCGATCCGGAACCCCGCTGGATTCCTGATCACGCCGACCTCCTTGCCCTACGATCAGATGGAGCCGGAGGATCTGGTCCAAATGGCCTTCGACGGGACCTATGAGGGGCGCCGCCGCCCGTCTTCGGAATGGCGGTTCCATCGCGATATCCTGCAGGCTCGGCACGACATCGACGTCGTCCTGCATTGTCATTCGATCTATGCGACGACCCTCGCGGTCCACCACAAGACCATCCCGAGCTTCCATTACATGACCGGCGTCGCCGGCGGCACCACGATCCGTTGCGCCAAATATGCGACATTCGGGACGCAGGCGCTCTCGGATTACGCTCTGGAGGCCCTGCAGGATCGGTTGGCCTGCCTGCTTGGACAGCATGGTCAGATTTCGCTCGGCAAGACGCTCGCTTCGGCTCTGGCGCTCGGCATCGAAGTTGAGACGATCTCGCGGCTATATGTCCAGGCCCTGACGCTCGGCGAACCGCCGATCCTCTCGGACGAAGAGATGCACCGCGTCCTGACTCAGATGAAGCAGATGAGCTACGGCCACGCGCCCGATCTTGAAGGCGTCAACGACGTCGCGCGCGCGAAGGATTGA